From the bacterium genome, one window contains:
- a CDS encoding ATP-binding protein: MDENFVWRIQRNTYLPKTKALAPLFEAVVNSLHATEEAGNPSNATIDVMIDRGAQASLMPNSPPPDITGFTIRDDGIGFTDEHFRSFNTTDTDQKAAKGGKGVGRLLWLKAFEQAAVDSVFMNGASTFLRRQFRFVLQSDPVQGGERPEMADGPRSTTVRLIGLREGMSVPAQADTIARHLLAHCLLYLLDASCPRLTVRDTWNGDSFSLNQMLAEMLASSEGGEFDVQDQTFAVRLIRLRSRDRKAHAIHYCADNRPVVSEKLDALLEDLDGNLLMDGGAETCVAVALVSSRYLDERVNAERTEFTIPKKTIDGNLGIKDLSWMEIEEAVANRLSELLADELKSLRQTKLHGIVERIQQTVPEWRYLTVHAAERLARLPPTLSDPKFEAALFQVSRELMEDTSQKVKAITSRDGAMADATIEADYAQLIDTLTAINEKDLAEYVRHRHAILDLLDQALRRQPDGKFVYEDRVHQIICPRFATSDDPEHLRQNLWLLDERLSYHRFLASDLPMSSFGDVEVASKKKPDIYITFDEPAVFAEGERPFHSVTIVEFKRPERSDYTEKDNPVWQVYEYIDLLRTGTVLDRDQRPIHLDDAIRFFCHIVATVNQKLVQAVRELGIRPGIDQRLLSGYSESRRAWVEIVDYDMLLANARLRNRMLFQKAGLPS; encoded by the coding sequence ATGGACGAGAACTTTGTCTGGAGAATCCAGAGGAACACCTATCTTCCGAAGACCAAGGCGCTCGCGCCGCTCTTCGAAGCGGTGGTGAATTCTCTGCATGCCACCGAGGAGGCAGGGAACCCGTCCAATGCAACGATTGACGTGATGATCGACCGCGGAGCGCAGGCGTCGCTCATGCCAAACTCGCCGCCTCCCGACATCACCGGATTCACGATCCGCGACGACGGCATCGGCTTTACCGACGAACACTTCCGTTCCTTCAACACGACCGACACCGACCAGAAGGCGGCCAAGGGCGGGAAGGGTGTCGGTCGCCTTCTGTGGCTGAAGGCATTTGAGCAGGCTGCCGTCGATAGCGTCTTCATGAACGGCGCATCGACGTTCCTCCGGCGCCAGTTCCGGTTTGTTCTCCAATCCGATCCCGTACAGGGAGGCGAGCGCCCCGAGATGGCGGACGGCCCGCGGTCGACGACCGTTCGCTTGATCGGACTCCGCGAAGGTATGAGCGTACCCGCGCAGGCAGACACAATCGCTCGCCACCTGCTGGCGCACTGCCTGCTCTACCTTCTCGACGCCTCGTGCCCGCGGCTCACGGTGCGGGATACGTGGAATGGCGACTCGTTCTCATTGAACCAGATGCTGGCCGAAATGCTCGCCTCATCCGAAGGTGGCGAGTTTGACGTTCAGGACCAGACGTTCGCCGTCCGGCTCATCCGCCTCCGTTCCCGGGACAGGAAGGCTCACGCGATCCACTACTGTGCGGACAACCGGCCAGTGGTTTCCGAAAAACTGGACGCTCTTCTTGAGGACTTGGACGGCAATCTGCTCATGGACGGCGGAGCAGAGACCTGCGTTGCCGTGGCCCTGGTGTCGAGCAGGTATCTGGACGAGCGTGTGAATGCCGAGCGAACGGAGTTTACGATTCCCAAGAAGACGATCGACGGCAACCTTGGGATCAAGGATCTTTCCTGGATGGAGATCGAGGAGGCGGTGGCCAATCGTCTTTCGGAACTCTTGGCCGATGAGTTGAAAAGTCTGCGTCAGACCAAACTCCACGGCATCGTCGAGCGCATTCAGCAAACGGTGCCGGAGTGGCGTTACCTCACCGTCCATGCTGCGGAGCGCCTCGCCCGCCTTCCTCCCACTCTCTCCGATCCGAAGTTCGAAGCCGCTCTCTTCCAAGTGTCACGCGAACTCATGGAGGACACCAGTCAGAAGGTGAAGGCCATTACGAGCCGTGACGGCGCGATGGCCGACGCGACAATCGAAGCCGACTACGCCCAGTTGATCGACACGCTGACGGCTATCAATGAAAAGGACCTGGCCGAGTACGTCCGTCATCGGCACGCGATCCTTGACCTGCTCGACCAGGCTCTTCGTCGTCAACCAGATGGGAAGTTCGTCTATGAGGATCGGGTTCACCAGATCATCTGTCCGCGCTTCGCCACCTCCGACGACCCGGAACACCTCCGGCAGAACCTATGGCTCCTCGATGAGCGGCTGAGCTACCATCGATTTCTGGCATCCGACTTGCCGATGTCTTCATTCGGTGATGTCGAAGTAGCTAGCAAGAAAAAGCCAGATATCTATATTACGTTTGACGAGCCGGCAGTATTCGCTGAAGGTGAACGACCGTTCCATTCTGTGACTATCGTGGAGTTCAAACGGCCCGAGCGAAGCGATTACACCGAGAAGGACAATCCGGTGTGGCAGGTATATGAGTACATCGACCTGCTCCGAACCGGCACGGTGCTCGATCGTGACCAGCGTCCAATACACCTCGACGACGCGATCCGGTTCTTCTGCCATATTGTCGCCACCGTAAACCAGAAGCTGGTGCAGGCGGTTCGCGAGCTGGGCATCCGCCCTGGCATCGACCAGCGATTGCTTTCTGGATACAGCGAGAGCAGACGGGCGTGGGTTGAGATTGTCGACTACGATATGTTGCTCGCCAACGCCCGACTGAGAAACCGAATGCTCTTTCAAAAGGCCGGGCTTCCATCGTGA
- a CDS encoding aspartyl protease, giving the protein MTYTEGTLTGPTGNQGVLRFLVDSGAVYTRVAHNVRKALDLTPKRTVTFSLADGTPLRISHRASPGDGHTPVILGEPGGEALLGTVTLEELGLVLHPFKRTFEPMRMLLA; this is encoded by the coding sequence ATGACCTATACGGAAGGGACGCTCACCGGCCCGACGGGCAACCAGGGCGTCCTGCGGTTTCTCGTGGACAGCGGCGCCGTCTACACGCGCGTTGCGCACAATGTTCGGAAGGCCCTCGATCTCACCCCGAAACGGACCGTCACCTTCAGTCTGGCCGACGGCACTCCGCTCCGAATATCACATCGCGCTTCCCCAGGCGACGGCCACACGCCGGTCATCCTGGGCGAACCGGGCGGCGAGGCGCTCCTCGGGACCGTGACGCTCGAAGAACTCGGCCTCGTCCTTCATCCGTTCAAGCGCACGTTTGAACCGATGCGCATGCTCCTCGCCTGA
- a CDS encoding PD-(D/E)XK nuclease family protein, giving the protein MTLATDDVVPSRRAEALPYLSHSRVAKYLHCPEQYRLYYVKGLRRRIPDASLVFGQVVHQALAGLFQNGEDPVDAFTKLWTEVESADLVYGVRESWAKLKDIGRTCLQRFVDEELPKLQDVTASEKPFRLMVTSLCLPFVGVIDLTARLNQKRTVIDFKTAASGYQEHEATLSDQLTAYQLAEPEAEQSALCVFVKTKEPRIDWLVSERQPDQVLEYVEKVEIIAQAISAGFFYKRPGRWCSYCDFLPLCLGDQAKVEETLVQVAPRP; this is encoded by the coding sequence ATGACGCTGGCCACTGATGACGTTGTCCCTTCGAGGCGCGCCGAGGCACTGCCCTATCTCTCGCACTCGCGGGTCGCGAAGTACCTGCACTGCCCGGAGCAGTACCGACTCTACTACGTGAAGGGACTTCGCCGCCGCATTCCGGATGCGAGCTTGGTCTTCGGGCAGGTGGTCCACCAGGCGCTTGCCGGCCTCTTCCAGAATGGTGAGGACCCGGTGGATGCTTTCACCAAGCTCTGGACGGAAGTGGAGAGCGCCGATCTCGTCTACGGCGTGCGCGAATCATGGGCCAAGCTGAAGGACATCGGACGTACTTGCCTCCAGAGGTTTGTCGACGAGGAACTGCCCAAGCTCCAGGACGTGACTGCGAGCGAGAAGCCGTTCCGCCTCATGGTCACGAGTCTCTGTCTGCCCTTCGTCGGTGTGATCGACCTCACCGCTCGCCTGAACCAGAAGCGAACCGTAATCGACTTCAAGACCGCGGCCTCAGGCTACCAGGAGCACGAAGCCACACTATCGGATCAGCTAACCGCCTACCAGCTTGCTGAGCCCGAGGCCGAGCAGAGCGCGCTCTGCGTGTTCGTGAAGACCAAGGAGCCGCGGATCGACTGGCTCGTCTCGGAGCGCCAGCCCGACCAGGTCCTCGAATACGTGGAGAAGGTGGAAATCATCGCCCAAGCGATCAGCGCCGGCTTCTTCTACAAGCGACCCGGTCGCTGGTGCAGCTACTGCGATTTCCTGCCGCTCTGTCTGGGCGACCAGGCGAAGGTCGAGGAGACCCTGGTCCAGGTTGCTCCTCGCCCGTGA